In bacterium, the DNA window GATTACTGGAATCAAGTTTCATTCGGGGATCGTCCCTGAGTATGGTTTCTGGTGGACGCGAAGTCTCGGCAGCGCCTTTCGGGCGGCAGCACCACAGGCGACTCTCCCTATCATCAACCAGCGCCGTATTGGTCAGTTTATCATCAGCTACCCTTCACAATCGGAGCAGCGTCGTATCGTCGCGTGTCTTGACGATCTGCAATCCAAGGTGAATGCTTTGGAGAAGCTGCAAGCCGACACTGCCGCCGAACTCGACGCCCTCTCCCCTCCATCCTCGACAAAGCGTTCAAGGGGAATCATAGTTCATGTCAATCGATATTCTTGCTACTGGAGTGGTAACCATAGTTGCTGCTGCGACCGGATGGTTGCTCAACGAGCTAAGTTCCTGGTTCAAGTTGCAGCAAGAAGATCGGGCGGACGGATTAGCGATCACTTATACTGTTATGCGCTGGCATTCTATCACTTTCAACGGAGCTCAGTGAATTGCACATTCGTTGCTTTCATATTGCACAAGATTCCAGCGTAGCAGATTGGTGTTAAGTGCAACATTACAGGGGCAGTGTTTATGCGACTGAGACAACTTCAAATCCGGAACTTTCGTAAGATCGAGGATTTGACAATCGATTTTCCGAAGGGGCTCAGCGTGCTCGTTGGTGAGAACAACTCAGGAAAGACGGCGATTATCGATGCCCTGCGTCTCATGCTTTTCCCAGCTCGCGAAATCGATGCACTTCGACTCAATGA includes these proteins:
- a CDS encoding restriction endonuclease subunit S; translated protein: MLIVAIGASLGKVALTHERCSANQQITGIKFHSGIVPEYGFWWTRSLGSAFRAAAPQATLPIINQRRIGQFIISYPSQSEQRRIVACLDDLQSKVNALEKLQADTAAELDALSPPSSTKRSRGIIVHVNRYSCYWSGNHSCCCDRMVAQRAKFLVQVAARRSGGRISDHLYCYALAFYHFQRSSVNCTFVAFILHKIPA
- a CDS encoding AAA family ATPase, with protein sequence MRLRQLQIRNFRKIEDLTIDFPKGLSVLVGENNSGKTAIIDALRLMLFPAREIDALRLNEDDFRGGTDYTPIEISCTFTGLKDEDEVYFKECLVDIGD